A genomic segment from Bombus huntii isolate Logan2020A chromosome 13, iyBomHunt1.1, whole genome shotgun sequence encodes:
- the LOC126872679 gene encoding endocuticle structural glycoprotein SgAbd-1-like, whose product MKIFVFLGFTTMVCAQFNRYPYNPDYYGRRFAILRQSQDSSPDGSYSYSYDTENGISVAEQGVPKFIGPNQIESVRGQFSYTAPDGTPILVTYTADENGFQPNGAHLPTPPPIPVAIQRALAHNAAHPEEEEPYRRY is encoded by the exons GTCTTTTTGGGATTCACAACGATGGTCTGTGCACAATTCAACAGATACCCATACAACCCTGACTACTACGGTCGACGTTTCGCTATATTACGACAGTCACAAGATTCTTCTCCCGATGGATCGTATTCCTACAG TTACGATACAGAAAATGGTATATCCGTAGCAGAACAAGGCGTTCCAAAGTTTATTGGACCAAATCAAATTGAATCTGTACGAGGACAATTTAGTTATACCGCACCAGATGGTACACCGATTTTGGTTACTTACACTGCTGACGAGAATGGTTTCCAACCTAACGGTGCTCATTTACCAACACCACCACCGATTCCAGTAGCGATACAACGTGCTTTGGCTCATAACGCGGCTCACCCTGAAGAAGAAGAACCCTACAGAAGATACTGA